CGGCACCGTGTCGCTGACCACGGGCGCGGTGGACCCGGATGGCGGCGCGCTGCGCTACCAGTGGAACGTCATCGCCCACCCGTCGGGCAGCACCGCGGGCGTCACCAACCCCGCCTCCGCCACGGCGTCGCTCACCTTCAATGGCGAGGCCAACTTCGGCGACTGGGTGATGCGCCTCACCGTCATCGACGACGAGGGCGAGCAGGTGACGCTGCCCGACGTCCCCTTCACCGTGCGCAACCAGCCGCCGCGGCCGCTCGTGACGGGGCCCATGCGGGTGGACGTGCACAGCCCGGTGTCCCTCTCCATCCCCGCCACGGATGATGACGGCGGCGACTACAGCCTCGTCTCCTGGCAGGTCCAGGCCCCCTTCGACACCGGCTGGCGCACGCTGCCGGCCGGGACGCCGCGGCACCAGCTCTCCCTCACGCCGAACGTGCCCGGGGAGTGGCGCTTCCGCGTCCAGGTGCGCGACAACGACGCGGAGAACCAGGACGGCACCAGCCCCGAGCACGTCCTCACCGTGGACAACCCGCCGCCCGACGTGAGCGTGACGGGCGCGCACCTCGTGCCCCTGGGCGCCCCCGTGCTGCTCACCAGCGTTGCGTCGGACCCCGACGGCGGCGGCGTCACCTACGACTGGGAGCTGCTCCAGGCGCCGGTCAGCTCGGGCGAGCTGCCCCGGCGCGGCTTCGCCACCTCGGCGGACCTCACCGTCTTCACCGCCTCGCCGGGCAGCGCGGGCACCTGGGTGTTCCAGCTCCACGTCTCGGACGAGGAGGGCGGCACCACGGACGCCATGCCCTTCGAGGTGCTGGTGGACGCGAAGCCCACGGTGGAAATCAGCGGAGGCAGCTCGCGCGTGGAGTCGGGCTTCACCCTCACCACCACCTCCGAGGACCCGGACTCCCCATGCCCGACGCGCGCGGACCGGTGCCACCGCGTCGCCCCGGGCCGCACGCCCGTGGTCTCCGGCGGAGTCCTCCACCACGCCTGGTACGTGGACGCCGTGCCGTACGAGCTGCGGCTGACCCACCTGCCCGGTCTGGTGGCCAACACCTTCCCTGGCGTCATCGCCTTCAACCCCTCGCTGACCTTCGCGCCAGGGCGGATTCCTCCGGGCATCTACCGCTTCCGCGTCGAGGTGAGGGACGCCGAGGGCAGCGTCGGCGAGGACTCGGTGACGGTGGAGGTGATGCCCGGGAACGGCGCCCCCCTCGCCCTCCTCAGCCCGGCGCGGCGCTACTACCCGGACGCGGACGGCCGCCTCACGGAGGCGGTGGTGGTGAGCGGCGCCGCCAGCGTGGACCTGGACACGGTGCTGTCCGGAGGCTCCCCTGCCTGCGAGCGCGGCATCTGCAACTACGCCTGGGTGGCGGATGGGCCGCTCGGCTGCCCCGCCTCCACCGCCGTGGGCGGGCCCGGGCTGCACTCCCTCATCCTCTTCCCCGCGGGCGCCGTGGTCCCCGCGAGCTGCCTGGGGCCCTGGACGGTGTCCCTGCTGGTGACGGACGACGACGCGCCCGCGAAGTCCGGAGGCGCCAACGTGCAGCTCTTCGTCGGAAGCTGCGCGGGGCACATCTGCATTGACTCGCCCACGCAGGCCCGGCCGCGCGTCGTCAGCAGCGCCAGCGCCCTGCGCGTGCCCATCACCTACCACGTGGACCCGTCTGTGTACGCGTGGCAGGAGCTGGAGTACGGCTTCTATGCCCGCATCGAGGTGCTGCGCGCGGGCACCCTCGAGGTCATCTACACCGCCTTCGACTCCAACCCCGCCTTCGCCGCCCCGGGCGAGGTGCTCTCCTTCGACTGGAACGGGCGCAAGGCGGACGGGACGCTCGCCCCCGCGGGCAGCTATGACCTGCGCCTCACCCTGGTGGACACCAACTTCACCCCGGTGGTGGGCACCCTCCAGCGCATGGCCATCCTCTACGAGCCGGTGGCCCTCACCGTGGGGCCCGCGAGCGACCGCTTCGTGCGGCATGCCTCCCTGGTGGCGGGCTCCGACACGGTGGACGTGACGTACGCCGTCACCGGCGCCATCGGCCTGGACCGCATCCGCTACACCGTGCGCGGCGCGGCGGCGGGCTCGCCCGTGGCCGCGGACGTGTCGCGCGCCACCTTCGCCACCTCGGGCGCGCTGAGCTGGAACGGACGCTCCGGGACGCTGGTGCAGAACCCGGGCGACTACGTCTTCACCGTCATGGCCTATGCGGGCACGAGGCTGCTGGCCAAGGCCGAGCACGCCTTCGCCGTGTACCGGCTGGGGCTGGGGCCCGTGACGCCGCCGCCCGCTCCGGGCCTGCGCGTGGTGGCCAACCTGGACGACGACAACCTGGACGGCGTCCCCGACTTCACGCAGGTGGGCGTGGCGGACCTGGACCTGGCGCGCGTGGAGCTGCGCGTGGAGCCCGCGTCCATGCGCGGCACCGTCACCGTCGCGCGGGAGGGCACGGACGTGTCCCCCGTGGCTCTGTGGAGCTCGACCTCCAAGCTGGCTGGGCACGCCCTGCCGCTGGACATCCAGCGCCCGGCGCAGCCGCTGCCCGCGGCGGTGTACGTGGAGGGTGTGCGCGGCGCCACCACCGCGCTGGAGCTGCGCTTCACCCCCGAGGGCCACGCCCCCCTGGTGCCCGCGCGCCTGCCGCTCAACGTGGTGGCCGTGCAGGTGCTCCGCGACTTGAGCGAGCCGCTGGACAGCGTGCCGGACGCACCCGTGCTGTCGCTGGTGCCCGGGCTCTGGGAGTCCGCCTACGACGTCACCGGCTCCACCCCGGAAGGCCAGGGCCTCGGCACCCTGCGCAACGCGGGCTTCGGGACCGGCGCTTTCGTCGGCTGGGACCCCCAGGCCTTCACCGTGCGCGTGGTGGACGCGGCGGGCAACCTGGACCCCGGTGCGGTGGACGAGGTGATGGTGGTGCTCGGCACCCTGCATGACGTGCCAGCGCCCGCCGGAGGTGGGGGCGGCTACACCGACAACCCCACCCTGCTGACCCTGTTCGAGACGGGGCCGGACACCGCCACCTTCGAGTCGCGCACGCAGCTGCTCACCGCGGATGCGCTTGGAACCGCCGTTCTGGATGACGCCTTCGCGGTGTGGGACCCGGTGGCGGGGCTGGCCGTCCCGGACGAGGACCCCGATGACAGGACCCACAACCTGGGCCGCGACGGCGACGACTTCCTCCTGGGCGGAGTGGAGGTGACGTACGTGCCGCCCACGGGCACGGTAGCGGAGCGCCCGCGGGTGGTGCTGCCCACCTGCGAGCGGGGGGTAGACGCCCGGCGCGACGTGCACCTCCGCGTGCACATCTGGGACGAGCCCTACAAGGACATTGGCTACGTGCACCCGACCAAGGGCTTGGAGGGCGCGGGCAATGACAAGTTCGACTGGATGGAGGGCACCGGCGTGCTGGCCAACGGCACGCATGACCCGGGTGAGCTCAGCGAGCCGTACCAGGACTTCAGCTCCGGCGTTGTCGGCTACGTGCATGGTGGGTCCCTGCCGCCGCCCATGGACGGCTGGGGCCCGACGGAGTCCGAGTCCACCGTGCTGGAGGAGGTCCTGCGCGCCAATGCCTCCTGGGCGCCCGCGTGCATCCGCGTCCGCGTGGTGGGCCCCATCAAGCACGAGCCCGCTCCGAAAGACGCCTCGGGGGTCAGCATCATCGCGGATGGGCACATCCTGGGTGATGCGACTGCCGGGACGGACGACCTCCGCGTCATCGAGTCCTCCCCCGTGCCCTTGAACCCGGGTCTGGTGTACGTCTTCTACGGGGCGCCGACCATGATCATCGACGGGGAGGGTGCCTATGCGGTCGCCGCGATTCCAGGCGTGTCGTGGCGGATGACGGAAGCGTCCTTCACCGTGCTCACCACCAATCTGGACCCGGCGCTGCGCGTGCTGTCGCACGAGCTGGGCCATCTGCTGTCCAACCGGTTCGACGCGTTCAACCCGGAGTGGCAGTTCTTCCCCGCCCTGTTCCCGCTGCGCCCGGACGACTTCCCCACGATGAACCGGCGCTTCCCGGCGAACACGCTGCGCGAGGTGCTCACCCCACGCCTGGGCGGTGCGGCGCACAGATACGACGTGGGCAACACCCTCCTGCACCCCTTCGAATGAGGCCACGCACCATGTCCCTCCGCTCCCCGCTGCTGCTGGCCGCCGTCCTGCTGCTGGCTCCTCATGCCCGGGCCGAAGACGGCAAGCCCGAGCACGTGCTGTCCCTGCTGCTCACCACCTTTCATGGCGCGTCCGAGCTGGGCGGCCCCGAGGTGTTGTCCGCGCTCGCCCGCGTGAAGCAGGAGCCCGACACCTTCATCCCCCTGCTCCTCCAGGAGCTCGAGGAGGCCCGCCTGGAGGAGGCCGCCGGGGACGCCGAGGCCGCCCGGCGCATGTCCAGCGCCGCCGGCCTCCTCGCCGGCCGGGCCGGACCCAAGGGCCGCGACGCCCTCGAGTCCCTGCTCCCGGAGTGGCAGAAGGCGCGCGATGAGCACCAGGCCTTCATCGAGGCGAAGCGGAAGGAGGCCCCCTCGAAGCCGTCCGAGGCGCTCATCGAGGAGCTGCGCAAGCACGAGCGTGCCCTGCGCCTGCTCGCGAGGCTGGAGCACTCCGTGCTGCGGGCCATGTCGGGGACCGGGGACGCGCGCTTCGCGGAGGTGCTGCTGGAGCGCCTGCTGTCGGAGGCCGAGCTGGCGCTCGTCTACGTGGACCACCTCATCCTCGTCGCCCCGAACAGCTCCAAGGTGCAGCAGGCCCTGGCGGAGCTGATGGAAAAGACGGAGGACCCCGACGTGGCCCTCCGCATCGAGTACCTCCTGAAGCACGGCAAGGTGCCGTGAGCGAGCAGGTGCTTCAGCGGGCCACGCCCAGCCCCATCGCCAGCAGCACCGCCAGCCCCACGTACAGCGGCACGTTGAGCGCCAGCGTCAGCCGGTTGATGCGGCGGAAGCGCGCCTGCTCCTCGTCCGCGAACCAGATGCCCTCGTCCCCCGTGGTGCGCCCCTCCACCGCGTGGAAGAACAGCGCCGCGTACGCCACCTCGACGAACAGGCTCACCAGCACCAGCCCCACGAAGGCCAGCGCCCATACGTCCACGGTGCTCAGCGCGCCCATCCACCGCGCCCTGCTCCAGAACAGGCCCCCGAGCACCAGCGCGATGCACGCCACGTCATGTGCCACGCCATACGGTGGCCGCCAGCTCTTGGTGACGTAGAGCAGGTACAGCTCCGCCGCGCCGCGCAGCCACATGAACGCGGCGAAGGCGCCGAGCATCGCGCGCGCCTCCACAGGCACCGCCGTGTCCATCGCCACCAGCGGGCAGACGAGGAACCAGAGGAACACCGCGTAGAAGAGCCACGCCACCTTGGGCCCGGAGATGCGCCCGCCGCGCGCGCCCTTCGCGTTCTGCGCGCGGCGGAAGTAGAGCGCGGCCCCGGCGCAGACGAGCGCGAGGACGGTGAGCAGGACGCGGGTATGCGGGGAGAGCATCAGAAGCGCCGGGGCGGGGGGTAGTGGGTGGGAAAGCGCTCCAGGTACCACGCGCGCAGCCGGGGCAGGTGCTCCAGCGAGACTTGCGGGTGGAGGTGGTGCACCACGTGGCAGCCCACGTTGCGCGGCGCCAGCCCCAGCCGGCCCAGCCACCCGAGCCCGTGGTCCGCCGTCACCGCGAGCACGTCCTCCAGCGTGCGCCCGCGTGCCTCCTCCGCGGTGTGCTCCGCCAGCAGTCGGTACGCGTTGAAGCCCGAGGCCACCAGCAGCGGCAGCCCGTAGCCCCACGCCACCGCCTGCGGCCACCGCCACGCCAGCGCCAGCACGCCCAGGTGGAAGAGCACCTGTCCCGCCTCCGAGCGCGCGCAGGCCCGCACCTCCTCCGGGTCCGCGGGCCCGGTGGCCGCCGGTGCCTGGAGGAACACCCGCGCATACGGGACGCGCAGCGCGGGCACCGCCCACGCGAGCAACCCCACCAGCCCGCGC
The sequence above is drawn from the Pyxidicoccus trucidator genome and encodes:
- a CDS encoding fatty acid desaturase family protein, yielding MSVSLQAPGTAPVSLPPRAAVPRTLLVRATVPSLLRLTAVEWAWMGACWLAMARWPVVAPLAVLVIAGRLHALGVIFHDAVHLSAPRKGAGLRLLEVLAGYPVASTWESTRYHHLRHHQDAGLPSDPYRRRPLHGWRLARAWLLLVGVVPYWVLRGLVGLLAWAVPALRVPYARVFLQAPAATGPADPEEVRACARSEAGQVLFHLGVLALAWRWPQAVAWGYGLPLLVASGFNAYRLLAEHTAEEARGRTLEDVLAVTADHGLGWLGRLGLAPRNVGCHVVHHLHPQVSLEHLPRLRAWYLERFPTHYPPPRRF